A genomic window from Lotus japonicus ecotype B-129 chromosome 1, LjGifu_v1.2 includes:
- the LOC130722106 gene encoding uncharacterized protein LOC130722106 translates to MNSSSASSSRTRSKTITAGGSARCQCGLPLIIYTAGTRHNSDRRFLRCRNWQLPHNCGFFFWIDDPYEGRDAVQGRDAVEGHAMSYNSEIGNSNSVNVNVVSDLNKKIKKLKMKLEVERFQKKLSCFFTLVAVTVSIWCFCMRKG, encoded by the exons ATGAATTCTTCATCTGCTTCTTCATCTCGCACAAGGTCGAAGACAATCACTGCAGGTGGAAGTGCTAGATGTCAATGTGGTCTTCCTCTGATCATTTACACTGCTGGTACTCGACATAACTCGGATAGGAGATTTCTCAGATGCAGAAATTGGCAA CTTCCACATAATTGTGGTTTCTTTTTTTGGATTGATGATCCATATGAGGGAAGAGATGCAGTTCAGGGAAGAGATGCAGTTGAAGGTCATGCAATGAGTTATAATTCTGAGATTGGGAATTCAAACTCTGTTAATGTTAATGTTGTTTCTGATTTGAACAAAAAGATTAAGAAGCTCAAGATGAAGCTTGAAGTTGAAAGATTCCAGAAGAAGCTCTCATGTTTCTTTACTCTGGTTGCTGTGACAGTATCAATATGGTGTTTCTGTATGAGAAAGGGTTGA